Proteins found in one Pelobacter seleniigenes DSM 18267 genomic segment:
- a CDS encoding transposase: protein MSRPLRIEYPGAWYHVMNRGRRKEDIFFDQDDFQLFLEILKDTARMWNLRVAAYCLMSNHYHLLVQTPDGNLGRCLRHLNGVYTQRFNRTHRLDGQLFRGRYKAVLVEDDEHLLQLLRYIHRNPLEAKMAESLEAYPWSSHCAYLPSRKGWEWVFRDKLLAMFSPSPKEAFAGYLHFVDQDNTPEVQHFYSLKNLPSIFGSAGFIDRIRRRFGSSPRSKDVPQSAILSVEFTDIEAAVCRVYCITREQLLTSRRGETNQPRDLAMYLLRIYSRKTLAEIGQCFEIANYSTVSSGIVRAQKALKTDKVVRKIFEDMEQCLRKSQNET from the coding sequence ATGTCCAGACCTCTCCGAATAGAATACCCCGGTGCCTGGTACCATGTTATGAACCGTGGCCGCCGGAAAGAAGATATTTTTTTTGATCAGGATGATTTCCAGCTATTCCTGGAGATTCTGAAAGATACCGCGCGCATGTGGAATCTGCGTGTGGCGGCTTATTGTCTGATGTCTAATCATTATCATCTTCTGGTACAAACACCGGATGGTAATCTTGGGCGTTGTCTGCGGCATCTTAATGGTGTCTATACGCAACGATTTAATCGCACGCACCGACTTGATGGGCAGTTGTTTCGAGGTCGCTATAAGGCCGTACTTGTTGAAGATGATGAACATTTATTGCAACTGCTTCGGTATATCCACCGTAATCCCCTTGAAGCCAAAATGGCCGAATCGCTTGAAGCATATCCGTGGAGCAGTCATTGTGCGTATCTGCCATCACGGAAGGGTTGGGAGTGGGTCTTTAGGGATAAATTGCTGGCGATGTTTTCACCTTCCCCCAAAGAGGCCTTTGCCGGATATCTCCACTTTGTTGATCAGGATAACACTCCAGAAGTGCAGCATTTTTATTCTCTGAAGAACCTTCCTTCCATATTTGGGTCAGCAGGGTTTATTGATAGGATTCGCAGACGGTTTGGTTCGTCACCTCGCTCTAAAGATGTTCCACAATCTGCAATACTGTCTGTTGAGTTCACGGATATTGAAGCCGCTGTGTGTCGAGTTTATTGCATAACCAGGGAGCAGCTGCTGACTTCGAGGCGTGGTGAAACGAATCAGCCGAGAGATTTGGCCATGTATTTATTGCGCATATATTCACGTAAGACTTTGGCTGAAATAGGGCAATGCTTTGAAATTGCCAATTACAGCACTGTCAGCAGCGGCATTGTCCGAGCGCAGAAAGCGCTGAAAACAGATAAGGTTGTGCGTAAGATCTTTGAAGATATGGAGCAGTGTCTTCGCAAAAGTCAAAACGAGACCTGA
- a CDS encoding transposase, protein MKNKMAGLMMEVGATYDKKRLYGSKYFNQLMARVDDVPDSVKELLQLSRSNLELFTAIQKTLVRTLRENELIRRRVELLMSIAGVGEIMALTWVLEIGDPTRFHTNREAISYCGLCSAQRESAGKEQRGPLSKKRNKHLQTMLIEAAKLAPRWNAQLAELHEKELTKGNRNRATLAVARKLVEYLLAVDRRGTAFEERQSQVA, encoded by the coding sequence ATGAAGAACAAAATGGCCGGATTGATGATGGAGGTCGGCGCGACCTACGACAAAAAACGGCTGTATGGGAGCAAATACTTCAATCAACTGATGGCGCGGGTAGATGATGTGCCCGATTCGGTCAAAGAGCTGTTACAACTGAGCCGCAGCAATCTTGAGCTGTTTACCGCCATCCAGAAGACACTGGTTCGGACTCTTCGAGAGAATGAGCTGATTCGACGGAGGGTTGAGCTTTTGATGAGTATTGCCGGGGTTGGAGAGATCATGGCTTTGACCTGGGTGTTGGAGATCGGTGATCCAACCCGCTTTCACACAAACCGGGAAGCCATCAGCTATTGCGGACTTTGCAGCGCACAACGGGAATCGGCCGGAAAAGAGCAACGAGGACCACTTTCCAAAAAGCGCAACAAGCACCTCCAGACCATGCTGATCGAAGCCGCCAAACTGGCTCCACGATGGAATGCACAACTGGCAGAATTGCATGAAAAAGAGTTGACTAAAGGCAATCGCAACCGAGCCACTTTAGCTGTTGCACGCAAGCTGGTTGAATATCTGTTGGCCGTTGATCGACGTGGTACTGCTTTTGAGGAGAGACAATCTCAGGTCGCCTGA
- a CDS encoding IS4 family transposase, with translation MAHCSTVLSQIVRIFPRHEFQALANKHHAGQKFRSFSRWTQFIALLTAQLTGRNSLRDITDNIAAQGSKLYHLGVRPFSRATLARANETQPHQMYEALFQQLLARCQSCAPRKRFKFKEKLFLLDASMIDLTLSLFPWAKYRKEKGAAKLHIGLDADGYLPAFVDLTEGKEHEIKVARQLGFPKGSYVVFDRGYTDYTWYQELTKAEVRFVARLKSNAVTIPGKKRRGRKSPGVLLDQQIQLQGIVGTFRKVVYLDAETDITYEFVTNALDIPAATVAELYKERWQIELFFKWIKQNLRIKSFLGTSRNAVMTQLWIALCAYLVLAFLKFQAKIGRSMQQMLRILQLNLFERRDFKELFLPPKPKIPLCNKQLSLI, from the coding sequence ATGGCGCATTGTAGCACTGTTCTTTCTCAAATTGTACGTATTTTCCCGAGACATGAATTTCAGGCTCTGGCAAACAAACATCACGCCGGTCAGAAATTCCGCTCGTTTTCCCGTTGGACTCAATTTATAGCCCTGTTGACAGCCCAACTGACCGGCCGCAACAGTCTAAGGGATATTACCGATAATATCGCGGCTCAAGGCAGCAAGCTCTACCACCTTGGTGTCAGGCCATTCAGCCGGGCAACCTTGGCCAGAGCGAATGAAACACAGCCTCATCAGATGTACGAGGCCTTGTTTCAGCAGTTATTGGCTCGCTGCCAGAGTTGCGCACCGCGAAAGCGGTTTAAGTTCAAGGAGAAGCTCTTTCTCCTGGATGCATCAATGATTGACCTGACGCTGTCCCTGTTTCCCTGGGCAAAGTACCGCAAAGAGAAAGGGGCCGCTAAACTTCATATCGGTCTGGATGCAGACGGCTATTTGCCAGCCTTTGTCGATCTGACTGAAGGCAAGGAGCATGAAATCAAGGTCGCTCGGCAACTGGGCTTTCCCAAGGGCTCCTACGTTGTTTTCGACCGGGGCTACACTGACTACACATGGTATCAGGAGCTCACGAAAGCAGAAGTCCGCTTTGTCGCCCGGCTGAAAAGCAATGCGGTCACCATTCCCGGCAAGAAGCGTCGGGGCCGGAAAAGTCCAGGGGTCCTCTTGGATCAACAGATTCAGCTGCAAGGCATCGTGGGAACTTTCCGCAAGGTCGTGTATCTGGATGCGGAGACCGACATCACTTACGAATTTGTGACCAATGCGCTGGATATTCCAGCGGCAACGGTCGCTGAATTGTACAAAGAACGCTGGCAGATTGAGCTGTTCTTCAAATGGATCAAGCAAAACCTGCGCATCAAGAGCTTTCTGGGAACCTCGCGCAATGCCGTGATGACTCAGCTCTGGATTGCCCTGTGTGCGTATCTGGTGCTGGCGTTCTTGAAATTTCAAGCGAAGATCGGACGCTCCATGCAGCAGATGTTGCGAATATTACAGCTAAACTTGTTCGAACGACGCGATTTCAAAGAACTGTTCTTACCGCCAAAACCAAAAATACCTTTATGCAACAAGCAGTTATCTCTTATTTGA
- a CDS encoding IS110 family transposase, which translates to MESIHYIGLDVHKKTIAFCIKTLSGKSVRQGVVNAERNALRHWLAELSCPWMGAMEATLFTGWIYDFLKPHAVELKVAHPEMLKAITAAKKKNDRADAEKLADLLRVNLLPECHMMSEELRDGAFFAIGTWWFARQCR; encoded by the coding sequence ATGGAAAGTATTCATTACATCGGTTTGGACGTCCACAAGAAAACCATCGCTTTCTGTATTAAAACCCTGAGCGGAAAGAGCGTTCGACAAGGGGTTGTGAACGCAGAACGAAACGCGCTACGACATTGGCTGGCGGAATTGTCTTGTCCCTGGATGGGGGCCATGGAAGCGACACTCTTTACCGGTTGGATTTACGACTTTCTAAAGCCTCACGCCGTTGAGTTAAAAGTCGCGCACCCGGAAATGCTCAAAGCAATCACCGCAGCCAAAAAGAAGAATGACCGGGCTGACGCAGAGAAGTTGGCGGACCTTCTGCGCGTCAATCTTTTGCCAGAATGTCACATGATGTCCGAAGAGCTACGGGACGGCGCATTCTTCGCTATCGGAACATGGTGGTTCGCACGGCAGTGCAGATGA
- a CDS encoding sulfite oxidase, with protein sequence MANTQDPKMHKGSQFDPAETNSSPSRRSFLRNGSIATMAAAIGMQIPFEKLLPDGVSLVGMAHAADMKKIDGKIPEMIILNDKPLNAEPPPHFLDDSVTPYDKMFVRNNGIPPVQVDAATWKLTIEGESAKKSVSLSIADLKKKFKTYTYQIQLECGGNGRSEFNPPAKGNQWRVGAVSCAEWTGVRLRDVLEYVGIKDDAVYIGYYGTDTHVSGDPNKVVISRGVPMSKALEDESLIAWAMNGEDIPPLHGYPLRLITGGWPASTSGKWLNRIVIRNKEHDGPKMTGMSYRVPAYPVAPGTKVPEKDMAVIQSMPVKSLITSPRSGSLATLGQELEVRGHAWAGDLAIKAVDISIDFGSTWHACDLKAPRNRLAWQDWSAKVSFPQAGYYEIWARATDENGTMQPMVVPGWNPRGYLNNACHRVAVKAI encoded by the coding sequence ATGGCCAACACTCAGGACCCCAAAATGCACAAAGGCTCTCAGTTCGATCCGGCAGAAACCAATTCCTCTCCCTCCAGACGCTCATTCCTCCGCAACGGGAGCATCGCCACCATGGCAGCGGCCATCGGTATGCAGATTCCCTTTGAAAAGCTGCTGCCGGACGGAGTGAGCCTTGTTGGTATGGCCCACGCAGCCGACATGAAAAAAATTGACGGCAAAATACCCGAGATGATCATCTTGAATGACAAACCCCTCAACGCTGAACCACCCCCGCATTTTCTTGATGACAGCGTCACCCCTTACGACAAGATGTTCGTCCGTAATAACGGGATACCGCCGGTCCAGGTCGATGCCGCAACTTGGAAACTGACCATCGAAGGGGAATCAGCGAAAAAGTCGGTATCCTTGTCGATTGCCGATCTGAAAAAGAAGTTCAAGACCTATACTTACCAGATCCAGCTTGAGTGCGGCGGCAACGGACGCTCAGAATTTAACCCGCCTGCCAAAGGGAATCAGTGGCGTGTCGGTGCGGTTTCCTGCGCCGAGTGGACCGGGGTGCGCCTGCGTGATGTGCTGGAATATGTCGGCATTAAGGATGATGCTGTTTACATCGGTTATTACGGGACTGATACCCATGTCAGCGGTGACCCGAACAAGGTGGTTATTTCGCGCGGGGTACCCATGTCGAAAGCCCTGGAGGATGAGTCCCTGATCGCCTGGGCCATGAATGGCGAAGATATTCCGCCGCTGCATGGCTACCCATTGCGCTTGATCACCGGCGGCTGGCCAGCCTCTACCAGCGGCAAGTGGCTCAACCGCATCGTCATCCGCAACAAGGAGCATGATGGTCCCAAGATGACCGGCATGTCCTACCGCGTCCCGGCCTATCCCGTCGCCCCCGGCACCAAGGTTCCCGAGAAGGATATGGCGGTTATCCAATCGATGCCGGTGAAATCGCTGATTACTTCACCACGTTCCGGTTCCCTGGCCACCTTAGGGCAGGAGTTGGAAGTGCGCGGTCATGCCTGGGCGGGGGACCTTGCGATTAAGGCCGTGGATATCTCCATCGACTTTGGCAGCACGTGGCATGCCTGCGATCTCAAAGCACCACGCAACCGCCTGGCCTGGCAGGACTGGTCAGCCAAGGTCAGCTTCCCGCAGGCGGGCTATTACGAAATCTGGGCGCGCGCAACGGATGAGAACGGCACCATGCAGCCGATGGTCGTTCCGGGCTGGAACCCGCGCGGCTATTTAAATAACGCCTGTCATCGCGTAGCGGTTAAAGCGATTTAG
- a CDS encoding TrlF family AAA-like ATPase, with amino-acid sequence MAFFQGSYWRKWDLHIHTPASFHWNGGKRFPDMTGAEKETSLKGIVQKINDSDIAAFCIVDYWTFDGYEELASYVASGRATLKKTVFPGMELRVEAPVNYRLNVQVLLSDKLTKQQRADFKSALRISGSGRGISEEALIEFARSLPPDKAAIHGFTGNYADDPLNLLQLGSQTVEISRESLISAKNEIPKGTCLIILPYDTSDGLEKLDWAAHPCADQYFMRSADIFETRSQSNIDLFLARKSPENEKFFDNFLKTMGGQPKPAVSGSDAHKIQDYGVFPGDKITWIKADPTFEGLRKTLIEPRERTYVGAYPKQLQILDSHPTKFIQSIKINKKAGSTFKEHWFDCEISFNPGLIAIIGNKGNGKSALGETVGLLGKTQNTEAFSFLSDKRFRQTKNNKSSHFEGTIEWASGVKETVSLDKNPDPKSYELVKYIPQNYLERLCNELDSTAETSFDEELRSVIFSHVKDEDRLGKTSLEDLIDYKTTQANKKVEIIKQELNEVTTRLVSLEKKASSDYRTKLEGALAAKQHELDTHDNNKPLEIPKPEASVEQKEKIESLTKKLSEKKEALEKADSLIADTKKELGTINLNISAAQRLISLIDNFERQADSFKADAKPDIETLDLKETDIFTIKLSKESVISKRSSLIKKKTDLEDLLNEEQKNSHVNNKKIIEDELKSIQGQLDAPHKNYEAYLSKMIAWNKTRKDIIGSKEAPESIEYYKFQISSLDNIPKEIEKTRGLATEKAKEIFREKATLAGVYRELYKPVQEFINSDPVAKKQLQLLFNVEIADTGFVDTFFTHVSQGVRGTYCGTEEGRKRLTKLVLDSDLASEDGVAQFIERLLQSLLIDERDGKSKTEVKDIVRKGQSAKSLYDFIYSFDYLKPKYTMGISGKDLHELSPGERGALLLVFYLLVDQDDVPLIIDQPEENLDNQTVYNLLVPCIKEVKKRRQIVVITHNPNLAVVCDAEQVICCSINKQDGHRLEYKSGSIENPTINKLIVDILEGTRPAFDNRGSKYLDKVITH; translated from the coding sequence ATGGCTTTTTTTCAAGGCTCTTATTGGCGCAAATGGGATTTGCATATTCATACCCCTGCTTCTTTTCATTGGAATGGAGGGAAACGTTTCCCAGATATGACGGGTGCTGAAAAGGAAACTTCCTTAAAGGGTATTGTTCAGAAAATTAATGACTCTGATATTGCGGCATTTTGTATTGTCGACTATTGGACGTTTGATGGATATGAGGAGCTTGCCTCTTATGTTGCTTCTGGTAGGGCGACCCTCAAAAAAACTGTGTTTCCAGGGATGGAGCTTCGAGTTGAGGCACCTGTAAATTATCGTCTTAACGTTCAAGTCCTTCTTTCTGACAAACTAACGAAACAACAAAGAGCTGATTTCAAGTCAGCCTTAAGGATAAGTGGTTCTGGGCGTGGAATATCTGAAGAGGCTTTGATTGAATTTGCACGAAGTCTTCCTCCAGATAAGGCAGCGATTCATGGATTTACAGGTAACTACGCAGATGATCCATTGAATCTTCTACAGCTTGGGAGCCAAACGGTTGAAATAAGTCGTGAGTCGCTAATAAGTGCAAAAAATGAAATTCCAAAAGGCACCTGCCTGATTATTCTTCCATACGATACGTCCGATGGACTAGAAAAACTAGATTGGGCAGCACATCCATGCGCCGATCAATACTTTATGCGATCGGCGGATATTTTTGAAACACGATCACAGAGTAATATCGATCTTTTTTTGGCAAGGAAAAGCCCTGAAAATGAAAAGTTCTTCGATAATTTCCTTAAGACAATGGGTGGACAACCCAAACCAGCAGTTTCTGGTAGTGATGCCCACAAAATACAGGATTATGGGGTATTCCCCGGGGATAAAATAACATGGATTAAAGCCGACCCAACTTTCGAGGGTTTACGTAAGACGCTGATTGAGCCAAGAGAGCGAACTTATGTCGGGGCCTATCCTAAGCAACTGCAAATTCTAGACAGTCACCCTACAAAATTCATTCAATCGATCAAGATAAATAAAAAGGCAGGGTCAACTTTTAAAGAGCATTGGTTTGACTGTGAAATTTCCTTTAACCCAGGGCTAATTGCAATTATTGGTAACAAAGGTAATGGGAAGAGTGCTCTCGGTGAAACGGTGGGCTTGCTTGGTAAAACCCAAAATACAGAAGCTTTTTCATTTTTAAGCGATAAGCGATTTCGTCAAACAAAAAACAATAAATCGTCCCATTTTGAGGGGACAATAGAATGGGCTAGTGGAGTCAAAGAAACTGTTTCATTGGACAAAAATCCTGATCCCAAGTCATATGAGCTGGTAAAATATATTCCGCAAAATTATTTAGAGCGGCTTTGCAATGAATTAGACTCGACTGCTGAAACGAGCTTCGATGAGGAGTTGCGTTCAGTTATCTTTTCTCACGTTAAAGATGAAGACAGGCTTGGGAAAACAAGCCTAGAAGATTTGATTGACTATAAGACTACCCAGGCAAATAAGAAAGTAGAAATAATCAAGCAAGAGCTTAATGAAGTCACAACCAGATTGGTTTCTCTTGAGAAAAAAGCTTCATCTGATTATCGCACTAAATTAGAAGGTGCGTTAGCGGCTAAACAACATGAGCTTGATACGCATGATAATAACAAGCCTCTTGAGATACCTAAACCTGAAGCGTCTGTTGAACAAAAAGAAAAGATTGAATCACTTACAAAAAAACTATCTGAAAAGAAAGAAGCTCTAGAAAAGGCCGATTCACTAATTGCCGACACAAAGAAAGAACTTGGCACCATCAACCTGAATATTTCAGCAGCTCAAAGACTAATTTCTTTGATTGATAACTTTGAGCGTCAAGCAGATTCATTCAAAGCTGATGCTAAACCAGATATTGAAACTCTTGATCTGAAAGAGACAGATATTTTTACGATCAAACTCTCAAAAGAGTCCGTTATTAGCAAGCGATCGTCGTTGATTAAGAAAAAGACTGATCTAGAAGATCTTTTAAATGAGGAGCAAAAAAATTCACATGTTAATAATAAAAAGATAATAGAGGATGAACTAAAATCTATTCAGGGACAGCTTGACGCCCCGCATAAAAACTATGAGGCATATCTCTCCAAAATGATTGCGTGGAATAAAACGCGTAAAGATATTATTGGATCAAAAGAAGCACCTGAGAGTATTGAATACTATAAATTCCAAATAAGCAGTCTTGATAATATTCCTAAAGAAATAGAAAAGACGCGAGGATTAGCTACTGAAAAGGCAAAAGAAATATTTAGGGAGAAGGCCACTTTAGCTGGTGTTTATAGGGAGCTTTATAAGCCTGTTCAGGAATTTATAAATTCAGACCCCGTAGCGAAGAAACAATTGCAACTGCTTTTTAATGTTGAGATAGCTGACACAGGTTTCGTTGACACTTTTTTCACTCATGTGAGCCAAGGAGTTCGTGGCACATACTGTGGTACTGAAGAAGGGAGAAAAAGACTTACAAAGCTTGTTTTAGATAGTGACCTGGCATCTGAGGATGGTGTTGCTCAATTCATTGAGCGATTACTACAGAGTCTTTTGATAGACGAGCGTGACGGTAAATCAAAAACAGAAGTAAAGGACATTGTTAGGAAGGGGCAGTCAGCAAAATCACTATATGATTTTATATACAGTTTCGATTACCTCAAACCAAAATATACGATGGGGATTTCTGGGAAGGATTTACACGAACTATCTCCGGGGGAACGCGGTGCTCTCCTATTAGTTTTCTATTTGTTGGTTGATCAAGACGATGTCCCGCTTATCATAGACCAACCAGAAGAAAACCTAGACAACCAAACTGTCTATAATTTACTAGTACCTTGCATCAAAGAGGTGAAAAAACGTAGGCAAATTGTTGTGATAACACATAACCCGAATCTCGCAGTAGTTTGCGATGCTGAACAGGTTATTTGCTGCTCTATTAATAAACAAGATGGGCACAGACTTGAGTATAAGTCTGGATCAATAGAAAACCCAACAATTAATAAGCTTATAGTAGACATACTTGAAGGGACTCGACCAGCTTTTGACAATCGTGGTTCAAAGTACCTTGATAAAGTCATAACTCATTAG
- a CDS encoding class II aldolase/adducin family protein: protein MNTVERELRSQIISKALWMNNSGLNQGTSGNISARYEDRMLITPSGIPYETLEPESISSMPIDGEYGTWEGLFKPSSEWRFHLDIMRARPEVNAVVHTHSIYATTLAMARRDVPAAHYMVAIFGGDSVRCSEYATYGTKELSDYALQALAGRNACLLANHGMLVTGPSLEKAMWLAQELETLCRQYYQALLIGGPVILSDENIADTMKTISSYGLQDKKE, encoded by the coding sequence ATGAATACTGTCGAAAGAGAACTTCGCTCCCAGATCATCAGCAAGGCCTTGTGGATGAACAACTCCGGTCTCAACCAGGGCACATCGGGCAATATCTCTGCGCGTTACGAAGATCGCATGCTCATTACTCCCAGCGGCATCCCCTATGAAACCCTGGAGCCGGAATCTATCAGCTCGATGCCAATCGATGGTGAATACGGAACCTGGGAGGGTCTCTTCAAGCCGTCCAGCGAGTGGCGCTTTCATCTGGACATCATGAGAGCCCGGCCCGAGGTCAATGCGGTTGTCCACACCCATTCCATTTACGCAACAACCCTGGCGATGGCCCGCCGCGACGTGCCAGCTGCCCATTATATGGTGGCCATTTTCGGCGGTGACAGCGTCCGCTGCTCTGAATATGCGACCTACGGCACCAAGGAACTCTCTGACTATGCCCTGCAGGCATTGGCAGGCCGGAATGCCTGTCTGCTCGCCAATCATGGCATGCTGGTCACCGGTCCCAGCCTGGAAAAAGCGATGTGGCTGGCCCAGGAATTGGAGACACTCTGTCGCCAGTACTATCAGGCTCTGCTCATTGGCGGCCCGGTCATCCTGTCTGACGAAAACATTGCCGACACCATGAAAACAATCTCGTCTTACGGGTTGCAGGATAAAAAGGAATGA